From the Streptomyces sp. KMM 9044 genome, one window contains:
- a CDS encoding glutamate ABC transporter substrate-binding protein — translation MRNVRRLRTGLRGWGGVGAMATLCALVLVFALVLTRTGSSSKAGGKEPGSAGRAVTDAAGAKAAEECDDPEKQTLTPSGDDGPTIDGIRAREGEKRKLMVGVDQNSYRWGYRDPNSRGSSGLEGFDIDLAHRIAEDILGDRNAVQFKAIPTDQRIPAIESGRVDMVVRTMTIACDRLKDVAFSAPYFRTGQQVLAQKESPVEGYGPTLADRKVCTAAGSTAFTTLEEDKARGALPQSVDIRTTVPNQLDCLVRLQLGRVDAVVTDAALAASQAAQDPTVELKGGSFTTEYYGVAMKADADDLVRRVNRILVDFREDTTDGWRTSYERWLSQTLGKDPGSSEPPAPQYLRAS, via the coding sequence ATGAGGAACGTACGACGTCTGCGGACCGGGCTGCGGGGCTGGGGCGGGGTGGGCGCGATGGCCACCCTCTGCGCGCTCGTGCTGGTCTTCGCGCTGGTACTGACCAGGACCGGATCCTCTTCCAAGGCCGGCGGCAAGGAGCCGGGGAGCGCCGGCCGGGCCGTGACGGACGCCGCGGGTGCGAAGGCGGCCGAGGAGTGCGACGATCCGGAGAAGCAGACCCTGACCCCCTCCGGGGACGACGGCCCGACGATCGACGGGATCAGGGCCCGCGAGGGCGAGAAGCGCAAGCTGATGGTCGGCGTGGACCAGAACAGCTACCGCTGGGGCTACCGCGACCCCAACAGCCGGGGGAGCTCCGGACTCGAGGGCTTCGACATCGACCTGGCGCACCGCATCGCCGAGGACATACTCGGCGACCGGAACGCGGTCCAGTTCAAGGCGATCCCCACCGACCAGCGCATCCCGGCGATCGAGAGCGGCCGGGTCGACATGGTGGTCCGCACCATGACGATCGCCTGCGACCGCCTGAAGGACGTGGCGTTCTCCGCCCCGTACTTCAGGACCGGACAGCAGGTGCTGGCCCAGAAGGAGTCCCCGGTCGAGGGGTACGGCCCCACGCTCGCGGACCGGAAGGTCTGCACGGCGGCGGGCTCCACCGCGTTCACGACGCTGGAGGAGGACAAGGCCAGAGGCGCCCTCCCGCAGTCCGTCGACATCCGCACCACCGTCCCCAACCAGCTCGACTGCCTGGTACGGCTGCAGCTCGGCAGGGTCGACGCGGTCGTCACCGACGCCGCGCTCGCCGCGAGCCAGGCCGCGCAGGACCCGACGGTCGAGCTCAAGGGCGGCTCCTTCACGACCGAGTACTACGGCGTGGCGATGAAGGCCGACGCGGACGACCTGGTCCGCCGGGTCAACCGGATCCTGGTGGACTTCCGCGAGGACACCACGGACGGATGGCGGACCTCGTACGAGCGTTGGCTCTCCCAGACTCTGGGCAAGGATCCGGGGAGTTCCGAACCACCGGCACCGCAGTACCTGCGCGCGAGCTGA
- a CDS encoding N-acetylglucosamine kinase, which translates to MGLTAGVLAVDAGNSKTDVAVVAHDGEVLATARGGGFRPPSVGVEAAVDALAETVAAALAAAGAGGVAHVSACLANADLPVEEERLAAALAARGWGATVEVRNDTFAVLRAGVTEPRGVAVVCGAGINCVGMRPDGRTARFPALGRVSGDWGGGWALAEEALWHAARAQDGRGAATALAGTLPAHFGLPGMPALVEALHLGHLAPERRHELSPVLFTTAAGGDPVAGAIVDRQADEVVAMAVVALTRLELLAEETPVLLGGSVLAARHPRLDDRIRALLAEQAPRAVPRVVTAAPVLGAALLGLDHLTAPPGAQGRLRAHYERGQGKRAGGGTPNRGR; encoded by the coding sequence ATGGGCCTGACCGCGGGCGTCCTCGCCGTCGACGCCGGCAACAGCAAGACGGACGTCGCCGTGGTCGCCCACGACGGCGAGGTCCTGGCCACCGCGCGGGGCGGGGGGTTCCGGCCGCCCTCCGTCGGCGTGGAGGCGGCCGTGGACGCCCTGGCGGAGACCGTCGCCGCCGCGCTCGCCGCCGCCGGTGCCGGTGGCGTCGCCCACGTCTCGGCCTGCCTGGCCAACGCGGACCTCCCCGTCGAGGAGGAGCGGCTGGCGGCAGCTCTGGCGGCACGGGGCTGGGGCGCCACCGTGGAGGTCCGCAACGACACCTTCGCCGTCCTGCGCGCCGGGGTCACCGAGCCGCGCGGGGTGGCCGTCGTGTGCGGGGCGGGCATCAACTGCGTCGGCATGCGCCCGGACGGCCGCACCGCGCGCTTCCCGGCGCTCGGCCGCGTCTCCGGCGACTGGGGCGGCGGCTGGGCGCTGGCGGAGGAGGCCCTGTGGCACGCGGCACGCGCCCAGGACGGCCGCGGCGCCGCCACCGCCCTGGCCGGCACCCTCCCGGCGCACTTCGGCCTCCCCGGCATGCCGGCCCTCGTCGAGGCCCTGCACCTGGGGCACCTCGCGCCGGAGCGCCGCCACGAGCTGTCGCCGGTGCTCTTCACCACGGCGGCGGGCGGCGACCCGGTCGCGGGTGCGATCGTCGACCGGCAGGCCGACGAGGTGGTGGCGATGGCCGTCGTGGCGCTGACCCGCCTGGAGTTGCTCGCCGAGGAGACACCCGTCCTGCTGGGCGGCAGCGTCCTGGCCGCCCGGCACCCCCGGCTCGACGACCGGATCCGCGCCCTGCTCGCCGAGCAGGCCCCCCGGGCCGTCCCCCGGGTCGTCACCGCGGCCCCGGTCCTGGGTGCGGCCCTCCTGGGCCTGGACCACCTGACGGCCCCACCGGGCGCCCAGGGGCGGCTGCGGGCCCATTACGAGCGGGGGCAGGGAAAACGTGCCGGAGGGGGCACGCCGAACCGGGGCCGGTAG
- a CDS encoding 6-phospho-beta-glucosidase, which produces MKLTVVGGGSTYTPELVDGFARLRDTLPVQELVLVDPATDRLELVGGLARRIFARQGHGGRIVTTSDLDAAVDGADAVLLQLRVGGQAARQQDETWPLECGCVGQETTGAGGLAKALRTVPVVLDIAERVRRASPDAWIIDFTNPVGIVTRALLEAGHRAVGLCNVAIGLQRKFAARLGVGPADLHLDHVGLNHLTWETAVRRGGPGGEDVLPALLHEHGDAIAADLRLPRAVLDRLGVVPSSYLRYYYAHDEVVRELRTKPSRAAEVAGMERRLLALYADPDLDGKPALLAERGGAYYSEAAVDLAAALLAGAGSPYQVVNTRNGSTLPFLSEGAVIEVQAAVGPKGASPLPVPHVDPLFSGLMATVTAYEELALDAALRGGRERVFRALLAHPLVGQYAYAEKLTDRLVAHNREHLAWA; this is translated from the coding sequence ATGAAACTCACCGTGGTCGGCGGCGGTTCGACCTACACGCCCGAACTCGTCGACGGGTTCGCCCGGTTGCGGGACACCCTGCCGGTCCAGGAGCTGGTGCTGGTCGATCCGGCCACGGACCGGCTGGAGCTGGTGGGCGGTCTGGCCCGCCGGATCTTCGCGCGCCAGGGGCACGGCGGACGGATCGTCACCACGTCGGACCTGGACGCGGCCGTGGACGGCGCCGACGCGGTACTGCTCCAGCTGCGGGTGGGCGGGCAGGCGGCCAGGCAGCAGGACGAGACCTGGCCGCTGGAGTGCGGCTGCGTCGGCCAGGAGACCACCGGGGCCGGCGGCCTCGCCAAGGCGCTGCGCACCGTCCCGGTGGTGCTGGACATCGCCGAGCGGGTCCGGCGCGCCAGCCCGGACGCCTGGATCATCGACTTCACCAACCCCGTCGGCATCGTCACCCGGGCGCTGCTGGAGGCCGGGCACCGGGCGGTGGGGCTGTGCAACGTCGCCATCGGACTCCAGCGGAAGTTCGCCGCGCGTCTGGGCGTCGGCCCCGCCGACCTGCACCTCGACCACGTGGGCCTGAACCATCTCACCTGGGAGACCGCGGTGCGCCGGGGCGGCCCCGGGGGCGAGGACGTCCTGCCCGCGCTGCTGCACGAGCACGGCGACGCGATCGCCGCCGACCTCCGGCTGCCCCGGGCCGTCCTGGACCGGCTGGGCGTGGTCCCCTCGTCCTACCTGCGGTACTACTACGCGCACGACGAGGTCGTACGGGAGCTGCGCACCAAGCCGTCCCGGGCCGCCGAGGTGGCCGGCATGGAGCGCCGGCTGCTCGCCCTCTACGCCGACCCCGACCTCGACGGGAAACCGGCGCTGCTGGCCGAGCGCGGCGGCGCCTACTACTCCGAGGCGGCCGTGGACCTGGCGGCGGCCCTGCTGGCCGGCGCCGGCAGCCCGTACCAGGTGGTGAACACACGCAACGGCTCCACGCTGCCGTTCCTCTCCGAGGGCGCCGTGATCGAGGTGCAGGCGGCCGTGGGACCGAAGGGCGCCAGCCCGCTGCCCGTCCCGCACGTGGACCCCCTCTTCTCGGGACTGATGGCGACCGTCACCGCCTACGAGGAGCTGGCGCTCGACGCGGCCCTGCGCGGCGGCCGCGAGCGGGTGTTCCGCGCCCTGCTCGCCCACCCCCTGGTCGGCCAGTACGCGTACGCCGAGAAGCTCACCGACCGGCTCGTCGCACACAACCGGGAGCACCTCGCATGGGCCTGA
- a CDS encoding mechanosensitive ion channel family protein — translation MSLSAVLPAEEPSPPPSDSGTPMVPTLEDAHESATNAAGWVEENWSTWLAIGLRVLLIVVIATVLRVVVRRAITKLIDRMSRTGDAVDGPGLGGLLVNAERRRQRSQAIGSVLRSVASFMIVGTAALMVLGTFQINLAPLLASAGVAGVAIGFGARNLVTDFLSGVFMILEDQYGVGDTVDAGVATGEVIEVGLRVTKLRGADGEIWYVRNGEVKRIGNLSQGWATANVDVTVRSDEDLDHVRSTLVAVAEKMTKEEPWNELLWSSIEILGLDSVLLDSMVVRVSAKTMPGKSLTVERELRWRIKRAFDAAGIRIVGGATAPVEMEGPDPAAAVAPPSAYASSISPQSIAASPITPPNITK, via the coding sequence GTGTCCCTGTCCGCCGTCCTCCCGGCCGAGGAGCCGTCCCCGCCCCCCTCGGATTCCGGGACCCCGATGGTGCCCACACTCGAGGACGCCCACGAGAGCGCCACCAACGCCGCCGGCTGGGTGGAGGAGAACTGGTCCACCTGGCTCGCGATCGGGCTCAGGGTCCTGCTCATCGTGGTGATCGCGACCGTCCTGAGAGTGGTCGTGCGGCGGGCGATCACCAAGCTCATCGACCGGATGTCGCGGACCGGCGACGCCGTGGACGGCCCCGGGCTCGGCGGACTGCTGGTCAACGCCGAGCGGCGGCGCCAGCGCTCGCAGGCGATCGGTTCGGTGCTGCGCTCGGTCGCGTCCTTCATGATCGTGGGCACGGCCGCGCTGATGGTCCTGGGCACCTTCCAGATCAACCTGGCCCCGCTGCTGGCCTCGGCCGGTGTCGCCGGTGTCGCGATCGGTTTCGGCGCCCGCAACCTGGTGACGGACTTCCTCTCCGGCGTGTTCATGATCCTCGAGGACCAGTACGGCGTGGGTGACACCGTCGACGCGGGTGTCGCCACCGGCGAGGTCATCGAGGTCGGCCTGCGGGTGACCAAGCTGCGCGGCGCCGACGGCGAGATCTGGTACGTCCGCAACGGCGAGGTCAAGCGCATCGGGAACCTCTCCCAGGGCTGGGCGACCGCCAACGTCGACGTCACGGTCCGCTCGGACGAGGACCTGGACCACGTGAGGTCCACGCTCGTCGCCGTCGCCGAGAAGATGACCAAGGAGGAGCCCTGGAACGAGCTGCTCTGGAGCTCCATCGAGATCCTCGGCCTCGACTCCGTCCTGCTGGACTCGATGGTGGTCCGCGTCTCGGCGAAGACGATGCCCGGCAAGTCCCTGACCGTGGAGCGCGAGTTGCGCTGGCGCATCAAGCGCGCCTTCGACGCGGCCGGCATCCGCATCGTCGGCGGCGCCACGGCCCCGGTGGAGATGGAGGGCCCCGACCCGGCGGCGGCCGTCGCGCCCCCGTCCGCCTACGCGAGCAGCATCTCGCCGCAGTCCATCGCGGCGTCGCCGATCACCCCGCCGAACATCACGAAGTAG
- a CDS encoding HNH endonuclease, with translation MPHVLVLNASYEPLGVVPLRRALVLVLENKAVCLEESGAYLHSATVTVPAPSVVRLKRFVRVPYRGPVPLTRRALFARDGGRCMYCGGVATSVDHVIPRSRGGKHVWDNVVASCRRCNHVKADRHLFELGWRLRHKPAPPTGLAWRIIGTGHRDPRWLPYLQPYGAADAMARIDGLSRVDGISA, from the coding sequence GTGCCGCACGTCCTGGTTCTCAACGCGTCGTACGAGCCGCTCGGCGTCGTACCGCTCCGCCGCGCGCTCGTCCTCGTCCTCGAGAACAAGGCCGTGTGCCTCGAGGAGTCCGGCGCCTACCTGCACAGCGCGACCGTCACAGTCCCCGCACCCAGCGTGGTCCGGCTCAAGCGATTCGTACGGGTCCCCTACCGGGGGCCCGTTCCCCTCACCCGCCGGGCGCTCTTCGCCCGCGACGGGGGCCGGTGCATGTACTGCGGTGGCGTCGCGACCAGTGTCGACCACGTCATCCCGCGCAGCCGCGGGGGCAAGCACGTCTGGGACAACGTGGTGGCGTCCTGCCGCCGCTGCAACCACGTGAAGGCCGACCGACACCTGTTCGAGCTGGGCTGGCGCCTGCGTCACAAACCGGCCCCGCCCACCGGCCTGGCCTGGCGCATCATCGGCACCGGCCACCGCGACCCGCGCTGGCTCCCGTACCTCCAGCCGTACGGCGCGGCCGACGCGATGGCCCGCATCGACGGTCTGTCCCGCGTGGACGGGATATCCGCCTGA
- a CDS encoding LamG-like jellyroll fold domain-containing protein, with translation MWSRSRLAARAVGVLLGVTLAVGSVPATATAAVAGVPASPTSADGRADRTEGTTEAEAEALAKAERSGEPVEIASLRGESSEVFVTPEGDLQAREYLRPVWSRVGGGWKRVDTDLAATGEGTVAPKVSTLGVEFSGGGDSPLVSMWRAGRELSLSWPTPLPVPELAGPVATYPSVLPDVDLRMTASADGFTQLLVVKTAEAAAGPELAELRLGLDARGLSVQETDEGGLEALDEGAAGTVFEVPKPMMWDSGTGGPPEGAAEARTAAVAPKAASADADADEEPGAGESGKLAPVGVEVSAGQDELVLTPDADVLKGEDTTYPVFIDPQWYTPRAAAWTMVSKYWANSPQWKFNGESDAGMGYCNWSYCKPHDTKRLLYRIPISRFAGKSVLSAEFVVRNTWSASCSARTVALYQTKNISSSTTWSDQYDNGFWTKQLASDSFAYGHSGCAAKDAEFNVKSAVQAAADDKDPTMTFGLKAASESDAYGWKRFADKAYLRVRYNRPPAQIKMSQLTMEYGGACKKPSAAARVRTLGKVYANNVTDPDGDSVAVQFQAKWDAGDGKGVIARWTPARTSLKKSGSDFSVSLPSSVTENKQVYWYARSYDGAQYSPWSSAGDPTACYFVYDTKVPKAPALASDEYPASNPEDPDDPWFDGVGKYGSFDLKAAESDVTRYWFGINGDPTSKNTVTTSAGAARTMRMLPAKAGLNFVTAQAFDQAGNGSEIRTYQFRVKAGQPERAMWQLDDAATATSAKGTAPQRTADLIGGPTSGATGAKGTAVRFDGVDDYAVTDIPTVDTSTGFSVSAWANLAETPGHAAIVASQPGNHAPGFELYYSHAYDRWAFNQYTADTENAGIARAMQASPGGAQAGQWTHLVGTYSASYDELKLYVNGQLAGTTTYDSPWDARRGLQIGAGRYDGKPGSFFPGAIDELQIFDKPLSAGEVTRLNSKQSVISGRAARAVFPLDEPATRQDGTPTTQITATAEVPAATLHGGATPGTSGIAGTALTLDGTDDYATTGRPLLNNQRSFAVSAWAKLPKTKPGHAAIVLTQTGEHRPGLELYYSAAYDRWAVNQYSADDPDATPIRAMQAEGTTAHGDTWTHLAGVHDTVANKLTLYVNGIEAGSTTLQADWYAGGAVQIGAGSYDGNLGSFFDGQIDDVRMFDRPVSAEEVQQLFKQRPLVKGRWTFETASGSPLVTPDASAAGNAMTLNGGATLGSGWVDGGVQLDGVNDYGVTSSVPVDTSASFTVTAWAQAAGTPERRAALLSVPGTTAQSAFTVRYEPSATPGAGPGRWRIAMTSADTADAAVTQVDNGWFFSPTDWTHLALVYDGFAKHLSLYVNGELEEVACTDADGDGEADDTACTDRLSWADDVLVFKSAQPLHLGRAKTGAGMWGDYWPGAVSDVWAFQGALTGDQVRALSVGMPGLPTDVPGSGS, from the coding sequence ATGTGGAGCCGAAGTCGGTTAGCTGCCAGGGCCGTTGGGGTCCTGCTGGGGGTGACGCTGGCCGTCGGGTCGGTTCCTGCGACGGCCACCGCGGCGGTGGCGGGCGTGCCGGCATCGCCGACGAGCGCGGACGGGCGGGCCGACCGTACCGAGGGGACGACGGAAGCGGAAGCGGAAGCGCTTGCCAAGGCCGAGCGGTCCGGTGAGCCGGTGGAGATCGCCTCGCTGCGCGGGGAGAGCAGCGAGGTCTTCGTGACTCCGGAGGGGGACCTGCAGGCACGGGAGTATCTGCGCCCGGTCTGGTCGCGGGTCGGGGGAGGGTGGAAGCGTGTCGACACCGATCTGGCGGCCACCGGTGAGGGAACCGTCGCTCCGAAGGTGTCGACGCTGGGCGTGGAGTTCTCCGGCGGCGGTGACAGCCCGCTGGTGAGCATGTGGCGTGCCGGACGGGAACTGAGCCTGTCGTGGCCCACGCCGCTGCCCGTGCCCGAACTGGCGGGCCCGGTCGCCACCTACCCGTCCGTCCTGCCGGACGTCGACCTGCGGATGACGGCTTCGGCGGACGGGTTCACGCAGTTGCTGGTGGTGAAGACGGCCGAGGCGGCGGCCGGTCCGGAACTGGCCGAGCTGCGGCTGGGGCTGGACGCGCGGGGCCTCTCGGTCCAGGAGACGGACGAGGGCGGTCTGGAGGCGCTCGACGAGGGTGCCGCGGGGACCGTGTTCGAGGTGCCGAAGCCGATGATGTGGGACTCCGGCACCGGCGGGCCCCCGGAGGGTGCCGCGGAGGCCCGGACGGCAGCGGTCGCCCCGAAGGCGGCATCTGCCGACGCCGATGCCGACGAGGAGCCGGGCGCGGGGGAGTCGGGCAAGCTCGCCCCGGTCGGGGTGGAGGTGTCCGCCGGGCAGGACGAACTGGTCCTGACCCCGGACGCCGACGTCCTCAAGGGCGAGGACACCACCTACCCGGTCTTCATCGACCCGCAGTGGTACACGCCGCGGGCGGCCGCGTGGACGATGGTCTCCAAGTACTGGGCGAACTCGCCGCAGTGGAAGTTCAACGGCGAGTCCGACGCCGGCATGGGCTACTGCAACTGGTCCTACTGCAAACCGCACGACACCAAGCGTCTCCTCTACCGCATTCCTATCTCCAGGTTCGCGGGCAAGTCCGTCCTGTCGGCGGAGTTCGTGGTGCGCAACACTTGGTCGGCGTCCTGTTCGGCCCGCACGGTGGCCCTGTACCAGACCAAGAACATCTCCTCGTCGACGACGTGGAGCGATCAGTACGACAACGGTTTCTGGACCAAGCAGCTGGCGTCGGATTCGTTCGCGTACGGCCACTCGGGCTGCGCCGCCAAGGACGCGGAGTTCAACGTGAAGTCGGCGGTGCAGGCGGCCGCCGACGACAAGGACCCGACGATGACGTTCGGCCTGAAGGCGGCGAGCGAATCGGACGCGTACGGGTGGAAGCGGTTCGCGGACAAGGCGTACCTGCGGGTGAGGTACAACCGCCCGCCGGCGCAGATCAAGATGTCGCAGCTCACCATGGAGTACGGCGGCGCCTGCAAGAAGCCGTCCGCCGCGGCCCGGGTGCGCACTCTGGGCAAGGTCTACGCCAACAACGTCACCGACCCCGACGGCGACAGCGTCGCGGTGCAGTTCCAGGCCAAGTGGGACGCCGGCGACGGCAAGGGGGTGATCGCCCGCTGGACGCCTGCACGGACCTCCCTCAAGAAGTCCGGCTCCGACTTCTCGGTCAGCCTTCCCTCCTCGGTGACGGAGAACAAGCAGGTCTACTGGTACGCCCGCAGTTACGACGGCGCGCAGTACTCACCGTGGTCGTCCGCCGGAGACCCGACGGCCTGCTACTTCGTCTACGACACCAAGGTGCCCAAGGCGCCCGCCCTCGCGTCCGACGAGTACCCGGCCTCGAACCCGGAGGACCCGGACGACCCCTGGTTCGACGGAGTGGGCAAGTACGGCTCGTTCGACCTCAAGGCCGCCGAGTCCGACGTGACCAGGTACTGGTTCGGCATCAACGGCGACCCCACCTCCAAGAACACGGTCACCACCTCGGCCGGGGCGGCGAGGACGATGAGGATGCTTCCCGCGAAGGCCGGGCTGAACTTCGTCACGGCCCAGGCGTTCGACCAGGCGGGCAACGGCAGTGAGATCCGCACCTACCAGTTCCGCGTCAAGGCCGGACAGCCCGAGCGGGCCATGTGGCAGCTCGACGACGCCGCCACCGCCACCTCCGCGAAGGGCACCGCGCCACAGCGCACCGCCGATCTCATAGGCGGTCCGACCTCCGGAGCGACCGGCGCCAAGGGCACCGCGGTCCGGTTCGACGGCGTCGACGACTACGCGGTCACCGACATCCCCACCGTCGACACCTCCACCGGTTTCTCCGTCTCGGCCTGGGCCAACCTGGCCGAGACGCCCGGCCATGCCGCCATCGTCGCCTCCCAGCCCGGCAACCACGCCCCCGGCTTCGAGCTGTACTACTCCCACGCCTACGACCGATGGGCGTTCAACCAGTACACCGCCGACACCGAGAACGCCGGCATCGCCCGCGCCATGCAGGCGTCCCCGGGCGGCGCGCAGGCGGGGCAGTGGACCCACCTGGTGGGCACCTACAGTGCCTCCTACGACGAACTGAAGCTGTACGTGAACGGGCAACTGGCCGGCACGACCACCTACGACTCGCCCTGGGACGCACGCCGGGGCCTGCAGATCGGCGCCGGCCGCTACGACGGCAAGCCGGGCTCCTTCTTCCCCGGCGCCATCGACGAACTGCAGATCTTCGACAAGCCGCTCTCGGCCGGCGAGGTCACCCGGCTCAACAGCAAGCAGTCCGTCATCTCCGGACGCGCCGCACGCGCCGTCTTCCCCCTGGACGAACCCGCCACCAGGCAGGACGGCACGCCCACCACGCAGATCACCGCCACCGCCGAGGTCCCGGCCGCGACCCTCCACGGAGGCGCCACCCCGGGGACGAGCGGGATCGCCGGCACCGCCCTCACCCTGGACGGCACCGACGACTACGCCACCACCGGCCGGCCCCTGCTGAACAACCAGCGCAGCTTCGCCGTCTCCGCCTGGGCGAAACTGCCGAAGACCAAACCCGGCCACGCGGCGATCGTCCTCACCCAGACCGGCGAGCACAGGCCGGGACTGGAGCTGTACTACTCCGCCGCCTACGACCGCTGGGCGGTCAACCAGTACTCCGCCGACGACCCCGACGCCACCCCGATCCGCGCCATGCAGGCCGAGGGCACCACCGCCCACGGTGACACCTGGACCCACCTGGCCGGCGTGCACGACACCGTCGCCAACAAACTCACCCTCTACGTCAACGGCATTGAGGCCGGATCCACCACCCTGCAGGCCGACTGGTACGCCGGCGGCGCCGTCCAGATAGGCGCCGGCTCCTACGACGGAAACCTCGGCTCGTTCTTCGACGGCCAGATCGACGACGTCCGCATGTTCGACCGGCCGGTCTCCGCCGAAGAGGTGCAGCAGCTCTTCAAGCAGCGGCCCCTGGTCAAGGGCCGCTGGACCTTCGAGACGGCATCCGGTTCCCCGCTGGTGACACCGGACGCGTCCGCGGCAGGCAACGCCATGACGCTCAACGGCGGCGCGACACTCGGCTCCGGCTGGGTCGACGGTGGCGTGCAACTGGACGGCGTCAACGACTACGGCGTCACGTCATCCGTACCGGTGGACACCAGTGCCAGCTTCACCGTCACGGCATGGGCGCAGGCAGCGGGTACCCCCGAACGGCGTGCGGCTCTGCTCAGCGTGCCCGGCACCACCGCCCAGAGCGCATTCACAGTGCGCTATGAGCCCAGCGCCACGCCAGGGGCAGGCCCTGGCCGCTGGCGGATCGCGATGACCTCGGCCGACACTGCTGACGCAGCCGTCACTCAGGTCGACAACGGATGGTTCTTCAGCCCCACGGACTGGACCCACCTGGCCCTCGTCTACGACGGCTTCGCCAAACACCTCTCCCTGTACGTGAACGGCGAACTGGAAGAGGTCGCCTGCACGGACGCGGACGGTGACGGTGAGGCGGACGACACCGCCTGCACGGACAGGCTCTCCTGGGCGGACGACGTGCTCGTCTTCAAGTCGGCACAGCCCCTGCACCTCGGCCGGGCCAAGACCGGAGCCGGAATGTGGGGCGACTACTGGCCCGGTGCCGTGTCCGACGTGTGGGCCTTCCAGGGCGCGCTGACGGGCGACCAGGTCAGGGCACTGTCAGTCGGTATGCCTGGCCTTCCGACCGACGTCCCTGGCAGCGGCTCCTGA